A single genomic interval of Wolbachia endosymbiont of Diaphorina citri harbors:
- a CDS encoding glycoside hydrolase family 25 protein, with translation MRENFLRKVVKEEYSEFLEQLKTFIKLWENRESSVNGIIDLSHWQENVNFKLDKENGIVGVIHKATQGLKYVDSKYAKRRKKAEEEGLLWGAYHFGTEGNGKNQADHFLKTVGESKNTILALDIEENKSGKNITVKQAEEFVKRVEEVTGRLPLIYGSSYFLKDFATPTLTKCPLWIASWRKELTLPKGWNDWILWQYTDGKTSPEPHEVEGIGKCDRNKFNGTLKELREFWLV, from the coding sequence ATGAGGGAAAATTTTCTGAGAAAAGTTGTAAAAGAGGAATATTCTGAATTTTTAGAGCAATTAAAAACTTTCATAAAACTATGGGAGAATAGAGAGAGTTCAGTAAATGGAATAATAGATTTGTCACATTGGCAAGAAAATGTGAATTTTAAGCTAGACAAAGAGAATGGTATAGTTGGAGTAATTCACAAGGCAACACAAGGACTAAAATATGTGGATTCAAAGTATGCGAAGAGAAGAAAGAAAGCTGAAGAAGAAGGATTACTCTGGGGAGCATATCATTTTGGCACAGAAGGAAACGGCAAAAATCAAGCTGATCATTTTCTAAAAACGGTAGGCGAAAGCAAAAATACCATACTTGCGCTGGATATTGAAGAAAACAAAAGTGGCAAAAATATTACAGTTAAGCAAGCTGAGGAATTTGTAAAGAGAGTTGAAGAAGTAACAGGAAGATTACCCCTAATTTATGGCAGTAGCTATTTTCTTAAGGATTTTGCCACGCCAACTTTGACAAAATGTCCATTATGGATAGCAAGCTGGAGAAAAGAGCTCACATTACCAAAAGGCTGGAATGATTGGATTTTATGGCAATATACTGACGGTAAAACAAGTCCAGAGCCACATGAAGTAGAAGGAATCGGAAAATGTGACAGAAATAAATTTAACGGAACTTTGAAAGAATTAAGAGAATTTTGGTTAGTATGA
- a CDS encoding phage portal protein, with protein sequence MMLRNFKQLFSKPKIKSSAWDASGSGRRVIYWQGEAGSINNLLSQSLGHLRSRSRDMVRKNPYAANIIDTIVSNSIGTGIKPQSKARDGEFRKKVQELWLKWTDEADSCGMSDFYGLQALVCRSMIEGGECFVRLRTRKLEDGFSVPLQLQVLESEHLDNKSNKTLANGNVIRNGIEFNRLGQREAYYLFREHPGEGLFGESVRVPANDVLHIYRPLRPGQIRGEPWLSNILLKLYELDQYDDAELVRKKTAAMFAGFITRLDPEANIMGEGESNEQGVALSGLEPGTMQLLDPGEDIKFSEPSDVGGSYEAFMRQQLRAIAIGTGITYEQLTGDLTGVNYSSIRAGLIEFRRRCAMLQHNIMVFQFCRPVWSRWLELAVLCGELSIDEKVVKAAKEEVKWIPQGFDWVDPLKDQQAQQMAVRNGFKSRSEVVSEMGYDVEEIDQEIAEDQKRANSFGLCFDCDVNVP encoded by the coding sequence ATGATGCTGAGAAATTTCAAACAACTATTTAGTAAGCCAAAAATCAAAAGTTCAGCCTGGGATGCGTCAGGCTCAGGAAGAAGGGTAATATATTGGCAAGGAGAAGCGGGAAGCATAAATAATTTACTTTCTCAGAGCCTTGGGCACTTACGTAGCCGCTCTCGGGATATGGTAAGAAAAAATCCTTACGCTGCAAATATAATTGATACGATAGTAAGTAACTCTATTGGAACAGGAATAAAACCGCAATCAAAAGCAAGAGATGGAGAATTTCGAAAGAAGGTGCAAGAATTATGGCTAAAATGGACAGATGAAGCAGATAGCTGTGGAATGAGTGATTTTTATGGATTACAAGCTCTAGTATGCAGAAGTATGATAGAGGGAGGAGAATGTTTTGTACGTTTAAGAACGAGAAAGCTGGAAGATGGATTTTCTGTGCCATTACAACTGCAAGTACTAGAATCAGAGCATTTGGACAATAAGAGCAATAAAACACTAGCCAATGGTAATGTAATAAGAAACGGCATTGAGTTTAACAGGCTTGGACAAAGAGAGGCATATTACTTATTTAGAGAACATCCAGGAGAAGGCTTATTTGGAGAATCAGTGAGAGTGCCAGCAAATGATGTTTTACATATTTATAGACCATTAAGACCTGGGCAAATCAGAGGGGAGCCTTGGCTTTCTAATATACTGCTGAAGCTTTATGAGCTTGATCAATATGATGATGCAGAGCTGGTGAGAAAGAAAACTGCAGCAATGTTTGCTGGATTTATTACGAGACTCGATCCAGAAGCAAATATCATGGGAGAAGGTGAAAGTAATGAGCAAGGAGTAGCACTATCAGGTTTAGAGCCAGGAACAATGCAGCTTTTAGACCCAGGAGAGGACATAAAATTTTCAGAGCCATCTGATGTTGGAGGAAGTTATGAAGCATTCATGAGACAGCAACTGAGGGCAATAGCGATTGGTACAGGGATAACATATGAACAGCTAACAGGAGATTTAACAGGTGTTAATTATTCATCCATTCGAGCAGGGCTGATAGAGTTTCGTCGTCGATGCGCTATGCTGCAACATAACATTATGGTATTTCAGTTTTGCAGACCAGTATGGAGTAGATGGCTAGAATTAGCAGTGCTTTGTGGAGAACTGAGTATAGATGAAAAAGTAGTAAAAGCAGCGAAAGAAGAAGTAAAATGGATACCACAGGGATTTGATTGGGTGGATCCGCTAAAAGATCAGCAAGCACAGCAAATGGCGGTAAGAAATGGCTTTAAGAGTCGCTCAGAAGTTGTTTCAGAAATGGGTTATGATGTAGAAGAAATTGACCAAGAAATAGCAGAAGATCAAAAGCGTGCTAATTCTTTTGGACTTTGTTTCGATTGTGACGTTAATGTGCCATAA
- a CDS encoding gpW family head-tail joining protein — protein MYNEDYLIQVEEAIKKLQSGERVVSIAYGDHVVRYAEVQINDLLSLRQRIKGELKIAGMKPKRKIIFATNKGVI, from the coding sequence ATGTATAACGAAGATTATTTAATTCAAGTCGAAGAAGCGATAAAGAAACTGCAAAGCGGAGAGAGAGTAGTATCAATTGCATATGGTGACCATGTGGTGAGATATGCTGAAGTTCAGATAAATGATTTGCTCAGCCTCAGACAACGCATCAAAGGTGAACTAAAGATTGCTGGAATGAAGCCTAAACGAAAGATTATTTTTGCAACAAATAAAGGAGTTATATGA
- a CDS encoding S49 family peptidase, which produces MWINKPIMVERRSFELLSLYNSKQPIFKNLKHFHINPKGIAIIRIYGVLTKKTEAFDHILDMTSYENIHEEIESALEDKSIETILLDIDSPGGEVNGVFDLADFIYESRVKKRIIAIANDDAYSAAYAIASSAEKVFVSRTSGVGSVGVIASHIDQSGFDEKQGIKYTTIFAGSRKNDLNPHEPMTSESLESLQKEVGRLYEMFLQLIARNRGLSIEKIRSTEAGLYFGEKAVEIGLADGVTTFFEFINNHRSVSMTTIEENCRREILEIIRLCNISKMPEKIGEFIEQGVSIEQAREVLMELLAERTKKTEIISAIPQNSGEELMMQVAKSRGQSNI; this is translated from the coding sequence ATGTGGATAAATAAACCAATAATGGTAGAGAGAAGAAGCTTTGAACTACTATCATTATATAACAGCAAACAACCTATCTTTAAGAACTTAAAGCATTTTCATATAAACCCAAAAGGAATAGCAATAATACGTATTTATGGAGTTTTGACAAAAAAAACAGAAGCTTTTGATCATATTTTAGATATGACTTCGTATGAAAATATTCATGAAGAGATAGAGAGTGCTTTAGAAGATAAAAGCATAGAGACGATTCTACTTGACATAGACAGTCCAGGAGGAGAAGTAAACGGTGTCTTTGACCTAGCTGATTTTATTTATGAATCAAGAGTAAAAAAGAGAATTATTGCAATAGCAAATGATGATGCATATTCTGCTGCGTACGCTATAGCCTCTAGCGCTGAAAAGGTATTTGTGAGTAGAACTTCAGGAGTAGGAAGTGTTGGAGTAATAGCAAGTCATATAGATCAAAGTGGATTTGACGAAAAACAGGGAATAAAATACACCACAATTTTTGCTGGTAGTCGGAAGAATGATTTAAATCCGCATGAGCCAATGACGTCTGAAAGTTTAGAAAGCTTACAAAAAGAAGTAGGAAGACTATATGAAATGTTTTTGCAGCTAATAGCAAGGAACAGAGGTCTTTCAATTGAAAAGATTCGATCAACAGAAGCAGGTCTATATTTTGGCGAGAAAGCAGTAGAAATAGGTCTTGCAGATGGAGTTACAACATTTTTTGAATTTATCAATAATCATAGGAGTGTTAGTATGACAACTATTGAGGAGAACTGTCGTAGAGAAATTTTAGAGATAATAAGATTATGTAATATATCAAAGATGCCAGAAAAGATAGGAGAATTTATTGAGCAGGGCGTAAGTATTGAGCAAGCAAGGGAAGTTTTAATGGAATTACTTGCAGAGAGAACGAAGAAGACAGAGATAATAAGTGCAATACCACAGAATTCAGGAGAAGAATTGATGATGCAGGTAGCGAAAAGTCGTGGGCAATCAAACATTTAA